TCCGGCACGGTGCCTGCGGGGACGGCGAAGACCTTGTGGAAATCGTGCTGTGGCCGGCCGACGGACACTACTGGCTGGCCGTCTCCGACCCCGGTACGGGAAAGCCGGTGCTGGCCCACCCCACCGCCGATTCCGAGAGCGGACGGGGGCTGATCCTCGTCGAGAGTCTCGCCACCGCCTGGACGGTCCGACCTCGTCCCACTCGTGGAACGTCCGTGATCGCGGGGCTTCCGTTTCACCAGAGAACTTGACGGGGCGGTCGGCGGGGAGGAGGCGGGAGCTGAGCGGGTCAGGCCACCTCGTCGTCGATGTCCTCCTCCCTGCGGATCATCCGCCAGGCCGCGCGGCGCGCGCTCTGGTTGAGTGACTGCTTGAAACTGTCGTCGTGGCTGAAGTACTGCCGTCCCATGTCGGCGATGCTGTCGATGTGTTCGGCCATCTTGTCCTCGAAGACCTCGTCGAAGACAAGGCCGAAGTTCTCCTCGTCATTGACGGCGGCGGCGCGGACCTTCGGGTCCGCTTTCGCCTCCGAGAAGGGTGTGATCACGTCCTGATCGGTGAAGTCGGTTCCGTACTTGTCGTTGAACTTTTCGATCAGCTCTGACAGCAGGGACTTCTCCTGCTCCTTCGCGCCGCCTCCGCCTTCCCCGAAGCCGCGCAGTTCCGCCGCCCCCTCGGCGGTCAGAGTGAGGTCGTGCTCGCCGGTCTTCTGGATGCGCAGGTGACTGAGGTCGACGTCACCGATGTCCACGCCGCCGTCGCCGCGTCGCGGCAGGCGATTGAGCAGGTGGCGGCCGTACAGGTAGAGGCATTCGAGGTCGGCGTCGTGGTACGGCACGATCTGCGAGAGGAAACCGTACTTCCGTACGTAGTCGTTGAGATCGGCACGGAACTGCTCGGCTTCCTTGACGGCTTCCTCGTCGGGGTCGCCCGCCTCGTCCGTGCGGTCCAGCAGATCGGTGAACCGCCCGACGGCGGGGGCCAGATGGCGGTACAGCTCCGCGTGGAGCTTCTCCCAGCGGGCGGCCGAGCCAGCAGCCTGCTCCTCGGCCGCCAGATAGGCATCCGCGAACTCCCGCATCTCCTCATCGACGAGGATGTCGGGCCGCAGGACCTGACTCTGCGCGGTGTAGAGGAGGTTCGGGTCGGAGGGAAGGGTTTTCGCCTCCTCGAAGTACGGGCGGAAGGACTCCTTGATGTCCTCGGCTTCGTTGACGAAGTCCAGGACGGCCAGATCCGCCTGGGACTTGCGGTCGGCGGTCCGGTTCAGGCGGGAGAGGGTCTGTACGGCGCTGATGCCCGCGAGCTTCTTGTTCACGTACATCGTGGTGAGCAGCGGCTGGTCGAAGCCGGTCTGGTACTTCTCGGCGACGACCAGGATGCGGTACTCGCGCTGTGTCGGCTTACCTCCGGTGCGTACGGCCTTGTCGTCCTTGCGCGTGTAGGCGAATGCCTTCGGCAGCGCGGACTCGGCGAGACCGCCGTTCTCCTTCGGCTCCGTGGTCTCCTCGCCGTCGTACGTCAGGCTGCCGGAGAACGCGACCAGGACACCGGGGTCTGCGTACCCGTTGTCCCCGATGTACTTCTTGATGGCACGGGCCATCTGTACCGCGCCGTGCCGTGAGCCTGTGACCACCATGGCCTTGGCGCGCCCGCCGAGCCTGCCGGCCGTGTGTGTGCGGAAGTGCTCGACAATCCTGTGCGCCCGCTGAGTCACCGTGGAGTCATGCGTGAGCGCGTGCCGGGCGAGCAGTGGATTGGCCTTCGACCGTTCCACCTCGCGTTCGGTCGGGTTCTTGTTCACCAGCTTCCAGTAGGTCTCGTACGTGACGTACGTGCGCAGGGGGTCGAGGATGAAGCCTTCCTCGATGGCCTGGCGCATCGAATACGTGTGGAAGGGGACGTACGTCGGCTTGCCGTCGACGGTGTCTAGGGTGCCGAAGAGTTCGAGCGTCTTGGCCTTGGGCGTGGCCGTGAACGCGAAGTAGGAGAGGTTCGCAGCCTTGCTGCGCTGGATGGCTTTGCGGACGAGCTTGGCGTCGGTGGTGGCCGCCACCGCTTCCAGCTCGCTCGCCCCGGCATCGTCGGAGTCCGAATCCAGTCCCAGGTCACGGAGCGCCGCTCGTACGGCCGTGGCGGCGTCCCCGGACTGGGAGGAGTGCGCCTCGTCCACGATGATCGCGAAGTTGTGGCCCTGTATCTCGGTCGGGTTGCGGCGCAGGTAGTCGATGAGGGCCGGGAAAGTGTGCAGCGTGACGGTGATGATCTTCCCGGTCTCGCGGGTCAGTGCCTTGGCGAGCTGTTCGGATTTCGCGCCCTGCTTCTCGTCGATCTTCACGACCAGCCCGGCGGTCTTCTCGAAACTGCCGACGGTCTCCCGCAGTTGGGCATCGAGATTGCGGCGGTCGGTGATGATCACGACCTTGTCGAAGACGGGCGCGCCGGGCTTGAGTCCGGCGGCCAGGGCATCGGGGTCGATCTCGGCCGGATCGGTGGGCGTGTGCAGCGACGACAGGCGGTGCGCCAGCCAGCCGATGGTGTTCGACTTGCCCGAGCCGGCGGAGGCCATACCGAGGTAGTTGTGGCCGGCGCCGTGGCGGGCCGCGTGGGCGGCGAGCTTCCTGACGATGTCCCACTGGTGGTAGCGCGGGAAGATCAGCTTCTTCCGCGTCCGCCCGTCCGCACCCTTCTCCTTGCTGAGGTGCACGAACCGCTCGATCAGGTCCAGCCAGGCGTCCCGCTCCCAGATCTGCTCCCAGAGGTAGGACGTGGCGTACGTTCCAGGGGCGCTGGGCGCCGGATTGCCCGCGCCGCCGGGCTTCCCGGGACCGTCGGAGCCCGTGTTGAACGGCAGGAACCTGGTCATCTTCCCGCGCAGTTCGGGCGCGACGTAGACCACGTCCGTGTCCACGGCGAAGTTCGCGATGACGCGGCGGGCGAAGATCAGCTCGGTGGGGTCCCGCTTGAGCCGGTACTGCTCCTTGGCGTGCTCCGCTCCCTGCCGGGTGAGAGCGTTCTTCAACTCAACGGTCGCCAGGGGGATTCCGTTGAGGAACAGGGTGAGGTCCAGCTCATTGCCCTTGTCCGCCTGCTTTGCCGCGTACCGCAACTCCTTGACGAAGGTCAGCCGGTTCGCCCGATAGTCATCCAGGATGTCGTCCGACGCGACAAGCGACGGCTTGAAGTAGGCGAGCCTGATCCGGGTGCCCTTGTCCTTGACACCCTTGCGGAGTACGTCCAGCACACCGTCGGTGCCGATCGCCTGGTCCACGCGCTTGGCGAACCCGGCCTGGGCGATGTTGGGGTCACCGCCGTAGAGAGCGATCAGATCGGCCCAGTCGTGGGCCTGGGTCTTGCCGATGAACTCGAAAAGCTGGGCGGTGTCCAGGCCGAGTTGGGGCCGGTAGTGCGACCGGCTTCCTTCACTCCAACCGCGCTCCAACAGAGCGGCGACTATGGCGTTTCCGAATGCTGCTTCGTCATGAACGGACATGAGCGGTTATTCCCCCCTGCTTTCCGGTGATCAGGTACGTGATGTCGCGGCAGAACTTGTTGAACGAGGACGAGTTGGCGCGGGCGAGGCCGAGATCCATGTCCTGGGTCAGGGCGGGTTGGTCCACGCGCGGCCGGTATCGCACCCCGTCGCGCCGGCGGTGGGTCAACCAGCCCTTGCAGTCGCGTAACGACTCGCTGTTGGCCGGGATTTCCAGGTCTTCGGCGAGCCCCGCCCGGCCGCCGAGCGAAGGCGCTGACGCGAGGAACCACGCCTCGAACTCCCGGTTCGCCAGCACGACGGCCGTCCGGCGGTCCGGGCGGGTGGCTTCGGCCCTCGCCAGCAGGGCCGGCCCGAGGGCGGCCGGGCAGTCGTCGTCGGCGTCGATCACGACCAGAATGCCGCCCGAGTGATCGGCGGGTACGCGTCGGGCCTGGGCCTCCACGGCGTTTTCCAAGCCGCCGGGCCGGACGAGGCGGCCGCGGTCGACCAGGAAAGGCCGCTGGATGTCCGCGTCCCAGATCTGCGCCTCGTGCATCAGCCGCCGGAGGAGTACGGGCAATGCGCTGATCTCGCCCTCGCCCTCCACGACGGAGGCGATCGTGACTCTCGACTGGTTCACTCCTCACCCTCCGGCTGCTCGTCCGGTTGGGCTGGGGGTTCCACCACGACAGGGCGCAGTTGATCGGAACGCAGTAGCTCGGCCGTGGTCGCCAGACCGTCGGCGACGATCGACCGGCTCACTGGGTCCACGTCGCCAATCACGGTCACCCCGTGCTCGGCGGCAACCACGCGGATAGCCGACAGGTCGGCCTCCTTGCGGTCGAACAGCTCCGCGCTCTGCGTGGTGACGAGGACCTGCACATGCTCGCTGGCTTCCGTGAGCGCGTCGTAGAGGGCGCCGGCTGCGAGTGGGTGCAGCGCCAACTCGGGCTCCTCGATGGCGATGAGCGGGATCCAGCCCTCGCGGGCGTCAGGTTGGAATAGTGCGGTGAGTAGGCCGATGGCCCGGATGGTCCCTTCCGACATGGACTCGGCCCGGAAGACGTGTGGTTCTGTTTCGCCGTCGGCGGCGAAGTTGATTCGCGCCGCGATGTAGTCGGCGGAGGGGTCTGTGGGGCCGACATCCACGACACCGGGCACGATCGCTCCCAGGTATTGCGAGACGCGCTCGCGCTCCTGCTCTCCGAGAGCGGCCAGAGCGGGGCCGAGATTGCGGCCGTCTTCCTCAAGCGCCCGGGCGATGGACATGTTGGGCCGGGCCTCACGCAGGCTGGAGAGGGCAGGGCTGTAGAAGAACATCTGCATGAGAGCCACGTGGAGATTGGCGAGCGGCCCGTCTTCACCCCTCATGCGTGAAAGTTCCAGGAACCGTTGATGGCGATTCTTCCCGACGTGACCCGGATTCAGAAAACGCCTTCCTCCAGGGCCACGCAGGTCAAAGACTTCGCGCTGGACTTGGACGCCAATTCTTGAGTGCCAGCCTGTGCCGTCTTCCGGCGCGGGGGCGAGCGTGATCTCGTATCGCCCGACCCAGGGCCCCTCGCTGTCAGCCGTCCATGGAAGTTGCAAGTCCAGACCGATCGTGCACGAAGTCGTTGGCTCAGGCACCCGGCGCAGCACCCCCGACCACCCGCCACGCGCAGCCACGGCCTCGTCCGGGCCATCCATGAGCGCATCGCGAACAAAGCGCAGGGCGTCCAGGAAGTTCGACTTGCCTGCGGCGTTCAGCCCGAGCAGCACGGTGAACCGGTCGAGCGTCACATCACAGTGGGCGATGGACTTGTAGTTCTTGATCCGGACACGGCTGATGAACGGCGTAGGCTGGCGAGGCGCGGCAGGGCTCATGGCGCGATCATTCCCCGATCCCTCGCCTGCTGGCGGTGGACACGTCGATCTGGCCGGTGACGGCAGCGGTGATCAGGGCTTGGCGGCGCTCGGCGAGCAGCGCCATCTGACGGTTGGCCAGAGCCTCTCCCCTTTCCGCTTGGGACGCGACCTGTTGGGCCAACAGAGCAACTGCGCGCTGTTTTTCCCTACCCGGGAAGGGGACTTTTACCTGTGAAAGGTGCGTCGGACCG
Above is a window of Streptomyces sp. NBC_01498 DNA encoding:
- a CDS encoding DUF4276 family protein, which translates into the protein MEGEGEISALPVLLRRLMHEAQIWDADIQRPFLVDRGRLVRPGGLENAVEAQARRVPADHSGGILVVIDADDDCPAALGPALLARAEATRPDRRTAVVLANREFEAWFLASAPSLGGRAGLAEDLEIPANSESLRDCKGWLTHRRRDGVRYRPRVDQPALTQDMDLGLARANSSSFNKFCRDITYLITGKQGGITAHVRS
- a CDS encoding type I restriction endonuclease subunit R is translated as MSVHDEAAFGNAIVAALLERGWSEGSRSHYRPQLGLDTAQLFEFIGKTQAHDWADLIALYGGDPNIAQAGFAKRVDQAIGTDGVLDVLRKGVKDKGTRIRLAYFKPSLVASDDILDDYRANRLTFVKELRYAAKQADKGNELDLTLFLNGIPLATVELKNALTRQGAEHAKEQYRLKRDPTELIFARRVIANFAVDTDVVYVAPELRGKMTRFLPFNTGSDGPGKPGGAGNPAPSAPGTYATSYLWEQIWERDAWLDLIERFVHLSKEKGADGRTRKKLIFPRYHQWDIVRKLAAHAARHGAGHNYLGMASAGSGKSNTIGWLAHRLSSLHTPTDPAEIDPDALAAGLKPGAPVFDKVVIITDRRNLDAQLRETVGSFEKTAGLVVKIDEKQGAKSEQLAKALTRETGKIITVTLHTFPALIDYLRRNPTEIQGHNFAIIVDEAHSSQSGDAATAVRAALRDLGLDSDSDDAGASELEAVAATTDAKLVRKAIQRSKAANLSYFAFTATPKAKTLELFGTLDTVDGKPTYVPFHTYSMRQAIEEGFILDPLRTYVTYETYWKLVNKNPTEREVERSKANPLLARHALTHDSTVTQRAHRIVEHFRTHTAGRLGGRAKAMVVTGSRHGAVQMARAIKKYIGDNGYADPGVLVAFSGSLTYDGEETTEPKENGGLAESALPKAFAYTRKDDKAVRTGGKPTQREYRILVVAEKYQTGFDQPLLTTMYVNKKLAGISAVQTLSRLNRTADRKSQADLAVLDFVNEAEDIKESFRPYFEEAKTLPSDPNLLYTAQSQVLRPDILVDEEMREFADAYLAAEEQAAGSAARWEKLHAELYRHLAPAVGRFTDLLDRTDEAGDPDEEAVKEAEQFRADLNDYVRKYGFLSQIVPYHDADLECLYLYGRHLLNRLPRRGDGGVDIGDVDLSHLRIQKTGEHDLTLTAEGAAELRGFGEGGGGAKEQEKSLLSELIEKFNDKYGTDFTDQDVITPFSEAKADPKVRAAAVNDEENFGLVFDEVFEDKMAEHIDSIADMGRQYFSHDDSFKQSLNQSARRAAWRMIRREEDIDDEVA
- a CDS encoding ATP-binding protein is translated as MPEIPLVPAHWRFPAHPASVRRARQAVAQSLPELLRPRLGGDLGLLTSELVTNAIRHGACGDGEDLVEIVLWPADGHYWLAVSDPGTGKPVLAHPTADSESGRGLILVESLATAWTVRPRPTRGTSVIAGLPFHQRT
- a CDS encoding AAA family ATPase, which produces MSPAAPRQPTPFISRVRIKNYKSIAHCDVTLDRFTVLLGLNAAGKSNFLDALRFVRDALMDGPDEAVAARGGWSGVLRRVPEPTTSCTIGLDLQLPWTADSEGPWVGRYEITLAPAPEDGTGWHSRIGVQVQREVFDLRGPGGRRFLNPGHVGKNRHQRFLELSRMRGEDGPLANLHVALMQMFFYSPALSSLREARPNMSIARALEEDGRNLGPALAALGEQERERVSQYLGAIVPGVVDVGPTDPSADYIAARINFAADGETEPHVFRAESMSEGTIRAIGLLTALFQPDAREGWIPLIAIEEPELALHPLAAGALYDALTEASEHVQVLVTTQSAELFDRKEADLSAIRVVAAEHGVTVIGDVDPVSRSIVADGLATTAELLRSDQLRPVVVEPPAQPDEQPEGEE